A window of Elusimicrobiaceae bacterium contains these coding sequences:
- a CDS encoding histidine-type phosphatase encodes MLKKGFIAVVVSLLLGSVFTYAQQPLQHQDQYTLKQVLVLSRHNIRSPLSGYGSALARLTPHSWFNWSSGPSELSLLGGELETLMGQYFRKWLVSQGLITENYIPRSGEVLFYANSMQRTIATAQYFSSGMLPVANVRIKHKYAPSRMDPVFEPRLIFVSDQFRALALQQIAAMGGEKGLQGIGEQVAQEMALLEKVLDLSKSDMVKNNELTHFGTNDTEIILNLHKEPAMRGSLKLAEKASDALILQYYEEPNPRTAAFGRTLTEKQWDQIARIKDFYGDVLFTAPAIAVNVAHPLLKVMHKELKNNKRKFTFLCGHDSNLASVLTALEVEPYSVPNSIQKTTPIGSKVLFNKWLGKDGKEYVSINLVYQTTDQLRQRSMLSLDTPPAVFPLHLQGLTPNEDGLYTLAEVQQRFEKAIKAYKTLKKQYK; translated from the coding sequence ATGCTAAAAAAAGGCTTTATAGCCGTCGTTGTTTCCCTGTTATTGGGCAGTGTATTTACTTACGCACAGCAACCATTACAGCATCAAGATCAATACACGCTAAAACAAGTATTGGTCCTCAGCCGTCATAATATTCGATCCCCACTATCGGGATATGGTTCCGCGCTAGCGCGTTTAACACCACACAGTTGGTTTAACTGGTCCTCCGGCCCCAGCGAACTCTCCTTACTCGGAGGAGAATTAGAAACTCTCATGGGGCAGTATTTCCGCAAATGGTTAGTCAGCCAAGGACTGATCACGGAAAATTACATTCCTCGCTCCGGCGAAGTACTTTTTTATGCTAATTCCATGCAACGCACCATTGCCACCGCGCAGTATTTTTCCAGCGGTATGTTACCGGTGGCCAATGTACGCATCAAACACAAATATGCTCCCAGCCGCATGGACCCTGTTTTTGAGCCACGTTTAATTTTTGTCAGCGATCAATTCCGCGCATTGGCCTTACAACAAATTGCCGCTATGGGCGGAGAAAAAGGTTTGCAAGGCATCGGAGAACAAGTGGCCCAAGAGATGGCTCTGTTGGAAAAAGTGTTGGATTTATCGAAATCCGACATGGTAAAAAATAATGAGCTTACCCATTTTGGCACCAATGATACGGAAATCATACTCAACTTACATAAAGAACCCGCCATGCGCGGCTCTTTGAAACTGGCCGAAAAAGCCAGCGATGCGCTCATCTTGCAATACTACGAAGAGCCCAATCCCCGTACTGCGGCTTTCGGCCGTACGTTGACTGAAAAGCAATGGGATCAGATTGCCCGCATTAAAGATTTCTACGGAGACGTGTTGTTTACGGCACCGGCTATAGCGGTTAATGTGGCCCACCCGTTGCTGAAAGTGATGCACAAAGAGTTAAAGAATAACAAACGCAAATTTACCTTTTTGTGCGGACACGACTCCAATTTAGCCAGCGTACTGACGGCCTTGGAAGTAGAACCCTATTCCGTACCTAACAGCATACAGAAAACGACCCCTATCGGTTCTAAAGTGTTATTCAATAAATGGCTTGGAAAAGACGGCAAAGAATATGTATCGATTAACCTAGTCTATCAAACAACGGATCAGTTACGTCAGCGCTCGATGCTATCTTTAGACACTCCGCCGGCAGTATTTCCGTTGCACCTGCAAGGCCTGACCCCCAATGAGGATGGTTTATATACATTAGCAGAAGTACAACAACGTTTTGAAAAAGCTATCAAAGCCTACAAAACACTCAAAAAGCAATACAAATAA
- a CDS encoding TolC family protein, whose product MKKHIALLAVLALAWPAAAFDPLGAHKISAPTGCIDKDVATEELTLDDLIQIGICTNPSLSASYMGVKASESGLGAARSEYLPSINLTGTGNITGEKVEHGHYIQGEPYSGKAEASWLLFDFGGREARQNSTRSYVEAARYGYDASVQQMVLSVQTAYLNLLAAQESLISAKASLETYKHSYEEAEKRYKLGMVSLSDKLQSKTSYEQSVLTVVLAENNIKQQSGNLAVLINLSPDTVIHLAKPVYKDQIIEIENDNVEELMKMALQNRPELRAQERKQQAAKSDLTTSKTNLLPRISANASVEYNDNWKHSFPYNTNNSAGLLVTMPLFAGFSNMYKIQQASYAYEQQQRTTDNLKLQVQNEVWQAYQNYKTAIRSYEISQTVLESAEENHRVAFRYYELGKEDIINLLNAVSRLADARQTKITSFYAVLLSKANLYRSIGK is encoded by the coding sequence ATGAAAAAACATATAGCTTTATTAGCCGTATTGGCCCTTGCGTGGCCAGCCGCGGCCTTTGATCCGCTCGGCGCACATAAAATAAGCGCTCCGACAGGCTGCATAGATAAGGATGTAGCCACAGAGGAATTGACTTTAGATGATTTGATACAAATTGGCATTTGTACCAATCCGTCCTTAAGTGCTAGTTACATGGGGGTAAAAGCCTCGGAATCGGGATTGGGAGCCGCTCGTTCTGAATATTTGCCGTCTATTAATTTAACCGGTACGGGTAACATCACCGGCGAAAAAGTAGAGCATGGTCATTATATACAAGGAGAGCCATATAGCGGAAAAGCCGAAGCCTCTTGGTTGTTATTTGATTTCGGCGGTCGCGAAGCGCGGCAAAATAGCACTCGTTCTTATGTTGAGGCGGCCCGTTACGGGTATGATGCTTCCGTGCAACAAATGGTACTTTCCGTTCAGACCGCATACTTAAATTTATTAGCTGCGCAAGAAAGTTTGATCAGTGCCAAAGCCAGTTTGGAAACCTATAAACATTCTTATGAAGAAGCCGAAAAACGATATAAATTAGGGATGGTATCGTTGAGTGATAAACTGCAATCTAAAACCAGCTATGAACAATCTGTTTTGACGGTTGTCCTAGCCGAAAATAACATTAAACAGCAATCGGGTAATTTGGCTGTTTTGATTAATTTATCTCCAGATACTGTTATTCATTTGGCAAAACCGGTTTATAAAGACCAAATTATTGAAATTGAAAACGATAATGTAGAAGAACTTATGAAAATGGCCTTGCAGAATCGTCCGGAGCTGCGGGCACAAGAGCGCAAACAACAAGCTGCTAAATCGGATTTAACTACTTCCAAAACTAATTTACTACCGCGTATTAGTGCAAATGCCTCGGTGGAATATAATGACAACTGGAAACATAGCTTTCCTTATAATACGAACAATTCTGCCGGTCTTTTGGTGACGATGCCTTTGTTTGCGGGATTTTCTAATATGTATAAAATTCAACAAGCATCTTATGCTTATGAGCAACAACAACGCACCACGGATAATTTGAAATTGCAAGTCCAAAATGAAGTATGGCAAGCATATCAAAATTATAAAACAGCTATTCGTTCGTATGAAATCAGTCAAACGGTATTAGAAAGTGCTGAAGAAAACCACCGCGTGGCGTTCCGCTATTATGAACTGGGTAAAGAAGATATTATCAATTTACTTAACGCAGTGTCTCGGTTGGCGGATGCCCGTCAGACGAAAATTACTTCGTTTTACGCAGTATTATTAAGCAAAGCCAATTTATATAGGAGTATCGGAAAATAA
- a CDS encoding efflux RND transporter periplasmic adaptor subunit, which produces MKKETIITCSKYALVLLLGGVLGFIIKGKLAGGGQMNMGGAAPASVLTQTMKKRTVALGKNFIAKVEAINASDVIPQVSGYIDKVLFEEGSFVKEGDVLFVIDQARYKAAVTAAEADLEKAKATEKQQASHFKREQSLYKEKMLSQADLEVAESNYTNAQANVKAAQASLDLARLNLEYTEVKSPISGYIGKALMTKGNYTNAAVSKLARVIQMDPVRVVFSITDKERLSGMDQLTTHQPDIQVALPNGETIDLPSANVFSDNEINAQTATMAVYAQADNAQNKLIPGNYVNVTVSLDKFRPMILVPQTSVSQDAVGQYVMTVDDNDTIVQKYIALGDVVGTNYVVVSGLEDGDRVVTIGQQKLQNGQKVTVSQVEAESDQKE; this is translated from the coding sequence ATGAAAAAAGAGACGATTATTACTTGTAGTAAATATGCCCTAGTGTTGCTATTGGGGGGAGTGTTAGGTTTTATCATAAAAGGTAAATTAGCCGGTGGCGGTCAAATGAATATGGGTGGTGCAGCGCCAGCTAGTGTGCTGACACAAACCATGAAAAAGCGCACCGTTGCATTGGGAAAAAATTTTATTGCTAAGGTGGAAGCAATTAACGCTTCGGATGTTATTCCACAAGTATCTGGATATATTGATAAGGTGCTGTTTGAGGAAGGATCTTTTGTAAAAGAAGGAGATGTTTTATTTGTCATCGACCAAGCCCGTTATAAAGCGGCTGTTACTGCTGCGGAAGCGGATTTAGAAAAGGCAAAAGCTACGGAGAAACAGCAAGCTAGCCATTTCAAACGGGAACAATCCTTGTATAAGGAAAAAATGCTTTCTCAGGCAGATTTGGAAGTGGCAGAAAGCAATTATACCAATGCCCAGGCCAATGTGAAGGCTGCTCAAGCCAGCTTGGATTTAGCGAGATTAAATTTAGAATATACGGAAGTCAAATCTCCCATCAGCGGATATATCGGTAAAGCCCTGATGACCAAGGGAAATTATACCAATGCCGCGGTCAGCAAATTAGCTCGTGTGATTCAAATGGATCCGGTGCGGGTAGTTTTCTCCATTACCGATAAAGAACGTTTATCCGGTATGGATCAATTGACCACGCATCAGCCGGACATCCAAGTGGCCTTGCCTAACGGGGAAACGATTGATTTACCATCGGCAAATGTATTTTCCGATAATGAAATTAATGCTCAAACGGCTACCATGGCTGTCTATGCACAAGCTGACAATGCCCAAAATAAACTTATTCCCGGTAACTATGTGAATGTAACAGTTAGTTTGGATAAGTTCCGTCCCATGATTTTAGTGCCGCAAACCTCTGTCTCGCAGGACGCGGTGGGGCAATATGTGATGACGGTAGATGATAATGATACTATTGTACAGAAATATATTGCTCTTGGGGATGTAGTCGGTACCAATTATGTAGTCGTTTCCGGCTTAGAAGACGGGGACAGGGTTGTTACCATTGGTCAACAAAAATTGCAAAACGGGCAGAAAGTGACAGTCAGCCAAGTGGAAGCTGAGTCCGATCAGAAGGAGTAA
- a CDS encoding efflux RND transporter permease subunit — protein sequence MFSNFFIRRPRFALVISLLLCLAGGIAIKSLPIALYPEITPPQIVVLATYPGASAEVIAKTVGIPLEAQVNGVEDMLYMSSDSADGSYMLSVTFKTGVDPDIAQVKVQNRVSQATPLLPTEVTRQGIRVLRRSSNILGLVSFTDKSGRMSDLEMSDYLNNNVQKNISRIDGVGEARVFGANKSMRVWLDSDKMAALNISIADVKAAIASQNYQPSLGKIGAQPNDGTVLTIYALQTDGRLNDPEDFKNIIIRTDDQGGIVRLSEIARVGEGKETYGLGGSFDGIISNPIMINLSSGANAIETMELVKAELKRLSQFFPEGLTYDFAFDTTDFINASIDEVVLTLFITFLLVVIVCYVFLQDWRATLVPAATIPVSLLGTFAVMLALGYSINLFTLFALVLAIGLVVDDAICVVERVIYLMNKENQPPIDATTQAMSELSGALIATTLVILAIFVPITFMGGITGEIYKQFAITISTAVCFSTLNALSLSPAICATMLHKIPETKITVLRWFNLAVQRGARGYKNMVSSIARKLAVIALLFVAIVAANILFIKVSQTSFIPLEDQGIIILDMQLPEGSTFARTKELMDRLIKQVKETEGVKHIATVLGYSLTSGSGENVGIGFISLQPWGTRPTPGLWGMVKKLLGGKPKDLSQGAIAQRLMGQLSQIPEANVMIMEMPSIPGLGTSSGLALMIQSLNDFDYQKLANTANGVGYQMMMDPTMAMAYSTFRANTPNIYLDVNRAKAESMKVPVSSVFSVLENYLGSSYVGDVNFGTQVNKVILQSESKYRMTPENINKMYVVNAYGEQVPLMALVDLKYILSPRQITRYNQYPAAKIMASPSAGSSTGAAMDRTEQILQNLPPGYAYEWTDVSYQEKKNRGQLTILILLAVLFAYLFLVAQYESMTIPIPVLMSVIAAVFGGLLGLWITDLPLSIYAQLGLVLLVGLAAKNAILIVEFAKDERAHGSSVEDAALNGLTQRFRPVLMTAFTFILGMLPMVMATGAGAASRRALGVPVFYGMLVGTLAGLFLIPLFYILIQTGVDKWKNRKKQKSA from the coding sequence ATGTTTTCGAATTTCTTCATCCGCAGACCTCGCTTTGCACTCGTTATTTCATTACTACTCTGTTTGGCGGGGGGGATTGCTATCAAATCCCTACCCATTGCCTTGTATCCGGAAATTACGCCACCACAAATTGTGGTCTTGGCTACTTATCCGGGCGCGAGTGCCGAAGTAATAGCTAAAACAGTAGGGATTCCACTGGAAGCACAAGTTAACGGGGTAGAAGATATGTTGTATATGAGTTCGGACTCTGCCGATGGCTCATATATGCTTTCTGTTACGTTCAAAACCGGTGTGGACCCGGATATCGCACAGGTGAAAGTGCAGAACCGCGTTTCTCAAGCCACTCCGCTGTTGCCTACAGAAGTAACTCGCCAAGGGATTCGCGTATTACGCCGCTCGTCCAACATTTTGGGACTAGTATCCTTTACCGATAAAAGCGGCCGGATGAGCGATTTGGAAATGAGTGATTACCTCAACAACAATGTGCAGAAAAATATTTCTCGTATAGACGGTGTTGGAGAGGCGCGTGTGTTCGGGGCTAATAAAAGTATGCGCGTGTGGCTAGACTCTGATAAAATGGCTGCACTAAACATTTCCATCGCAGACGTTAAAGCTGCCATTGCCAGCCAAAATTATCAGCCTTCTTTAGGTAAAATAGGTGCGCAGCCCAATGACGGAACAGTGCTTACGATTTATGCGTTACAAACCGATGGTCGCTTAAATGATCCGGAAGATTTCAAAAATATCATTATCCGCACGGATGATCAGGGCGGTATTGTGCGTTTGTCCGAAATTGCGCGCGTGGGAGAAGGGAAAGAAACCTATGGTTTGGGAGGTTCTTTTGACGGAATAATTTCCAACCCAATCATGATAAACCTATCTTCTGGAGCCAATGCTATTGAAACTATGGAATTAGTTAAAGCCGAGCTCAAACGTTTGTCGCAGTTTTTCCCGGAAGGGCTTACCTATGATTTTGCGTTTGACACTACTGATTTTATTAATGCCTCTATCGATGAAGTAGTGTTGACGCTGTTTATTACGTTCCTGTTGGTGGTCATTGTTTGTTATGTATTTTTACAAGACTGGCGCGCTACCTTAGTACCTGCGGCTACGATTCCGGTTTCTTTGCTCGGTACCTTTGCCGTGATGTTGGCACTGGGTTATTCCATTAACCTGTTCACCTTGTTTGCCTTGGTATTGGCTATCGGTCTAGTAGTGGATGATGCTATTTGTGTGGTGGAACGTGTCATTTATTTGATGAATAAAGAAAACCAACCGCCGATTGATGCCACCACGCAAGCCATGAGCGAATTGTCCGGTGCGCTAATCGCTACCACGCTGGTTATTTTGGCCATTTTTGTGCCAATCACGTTTATGGGCGGTATTACTGGGGAAATTTATAAACAATTTGCAATCACTATTTCCACAGCGGTATGTTTTTCTACCTTAAATGCCCTGTCCTTATCTCCGGCTATTTGTGCTACCATGCTACATAAAATTCCGGAAACAAAAATTACGGTGTTGCGTTGGTTCAATTTAGCCGTACAACGTGGTGCTAGAGGATACAAAAATATGGTTAGTTCCATTGCCCGAAAACTGGCAGTAATTGCGCTGTTGTTTGTGGCAATTGTAGCGGCGAATATATTGTTTATCAAGGTATCTCAAACCTCCTTTATTCCGTTGGAAGACCAGGGTATTATCATATTAGATATGCAGTTGCCGGAAGGTTCCACTTTTGCCCGTACAAAAGAATTAATGGATCGTTTGATTAAGCAAGTAAAAGAAACCGAAGGGGTGAAACATATTGCCACTGTGCTCGGTTATAGTTTAACGTCCGGCAGCGGAGAAAACGTGGGTATCGGATTTATATCGTTACAACCCTGGGGTACCCGCCCGACACCGGGATTGTGGGGAATGGTCAAGAAATTATTGGGTGGCAAACCCAAGGATTTATCACAAGGAGCAATAGCCCAGCGCCTGATGGGGCAATTGAGCCAAATTCCGGAAGCCAATGTGATGATTATGGAAATGCCTTCTATTCCGGGATTAGGTACTTCCAGCGGTTTGGCTTTGATGATACAGTCCTTAAATGATTTTGATTATCAAAAATTAGCTAATACCGCTAATGGAGTAGGCTATCAAATGATGATGGATCCGACGATGGCTATGGCCTATTCTACTTTCCGCGCCAATACACCTAACATTTACTTAGATGTGAACCGCGCCAAAGCCGAATCCATGAAAGTGCCGGTGTCTAGTGTGTTCTCCGTCTTGGAAAATTACTTGGGTTCCTCTTATGTAGGGGATGTGAACTTCGGCACGCAAGTAAACAAAGTTATTTTACAATCTGAAAGTAAATACCGCATGACGCCGGAAAATATTAACAAAATGTATGTGGTCAATGCCTATGGGGAACAAGTTCCGTTAATGGCATTGGTGGACTTAAAGTATATTTTGTCTCCGCGTCAAATTACGCGCTATAACCAGTATCCGGCTGCCAAGATCATGGCCAGCCCAAGTGCCGGTTCGAGCACCGGGGCGGCGATGGACCGTACGGAGCAAATTTTGCAAAACTTACCTCCGGGTTATGCTTATGAATGGACGGATGTGAGCTATCAGGAAAAGAAAAACCGCGGACAGCTGACTATATTGATTTTATTGGCGGTCTTGTTTGCCTATTTGTTCTTGGTAGCACAATACGAGAGTATGACCATTCCTATACCGGTGTTGATGTCTGTAATTGCGGCGGTATTTGGTGGATTATTGGGTTTGTGGATTACAGACTTGCCTTTGAGTATTTATGCACAACTTGGACTAGTATTGTTGGTTGGTTTGGCCGCCAAAAATGCGATTCTGATTGTGGAATTTGCCAAGGATGAACGTGCTCACGGAAGTAGTGTAGAAGATGCTGCCTTAAACGGACTTACACAGCGTTTCCGTCCGGTGCTGATGACCGCTTTCACTTTCATTTTGGGTATGTTGCCCATGGTTATGGCCACAGGAGCAGGTGCAGCCAGCCGCCGCGCGTTGGGGGTGCCTGTGTTTTACGGAATGCTTGTCGGTACATTAGCCGGATTGTTCTTAATTCCGTTGTTCTATATCCTGATCCAAACAGGGGTAGATAAATGGAAGAATCGCAAGAAACAGAAATCTGCTTAA
- a CDS encoding AAA family ATPase, with the protein MHESFPDKQIEFTDEWKDALALLEAPVTRAPFVFITGKAGTGKTTLLRYFAQHTPKNAVVLATTGIAAVNVRGQTVHSFFHLKPSNLLDTDNLKKLPRRIVEAIDTLIIDEASMLRADLLDAMDYILRISTHSDVPFGGKQIILFGDLFQLPPVEESPADGLFDYFQAQYRSPYFFDAHVLRNIHLEVFELTRIFRQQDDRNFALLLNKIRSNHITQAELDHFLNTRITSKEPSDLEHSIILSTTNAGAAWRNRAHLAQLTGEEFIYPAVIDETFKKKNVPAEENLHLKRGAKIMMLTNQKDSFWVNGDIGTIYDLGPDFIKVELKGNIYQVEPHVWEDIRYEFNPLTQKLEPKVKGFFKQYPLKLAWAITIHKSQGLTFDGIYVDMGSGAFATGQTYVALSRCRTLSGVTFKKPITVRDIRCDPRIVHFFNTINR; encoded by the coding sequence ATGCACGAATCTTTTCCGGACAAACAAATAGAATTTACAGATGAGTGGAAAGATGCCCTGGCACTGCTGGAAGCGCCGGTGACACGGGCTCCGTTTGTCTTTATTACAGGAAAAGCCGGTACCGGTAAAACAACCTTGCTGCGTTATTTTGCTCAGCACACTCCCAAAAATGCCGTCGTACTGGCTACTACCGGTATTGCCGCAGTAAACGTCCGAGGCCAGACCGTTCATTCCTTTTTTCATCTCAAACCAAGCAATTTATTAGATACGGATAATCTAAAGAAATTGCCGCGCCGCATAGTAGAAGCTATCGATACCCTCATCATTGATGAAGCTTCTATGCTTCGGGCTGATTTGCTCGATGCGATGGATTATATTTTGCGTATTTCCACACATAGCGATGTTCCATTTGGGGGCAAACAGATTATTTTGTTTGGGGATTTATTTCAATTACCCCCCGTAGAAGAATCTCCGGCAGACGGCCTCTTTGATTATTTCCAGGCGCAATATCGAAGCCCCTATTTTTTTGATGCCCATGTTTTACGCAACATCCATTTAGAAGTATTTGAATTAACCCGCATTTTCCGCCAACAGGACGACCGAAATTTTGCACTGCTACTCAACAAAATACGTTCAAACCACATTACCCAAGCAGAACTCGATCATTTTCTAAATACCCGTATCACTTCAAAAGAGCCTTCTGACTTGGAGCATAGCATCATCCTTTCCACTACCAATGCCGGGGCCGCGTGGCGCAACCGGGCACACTTGGCACAACTGACAGGCGAAGAATTTATTTATCCGGCTGTAATAGACGAAACATTTAAGAAAAAAAATGTTCCCGCAGAAGAAAATCTGCACTTAAAACGCGGGGCCAAAATCATGATGCTGACCAATCAAAAAGATTCTTTTTGGGTCAATGGAGACATTGGTACCATATATGATTTGGGACCCGATTTTATCAAAGTAGAACTGAAAGGAAATATCTACCAAGTAGAACCCCACGTGTGGGAAGATATCCGCTACGAATTCAATCCGCTTACCCAAAAACTCGAACCGAAAGTAAAGGGATTTTTTAAGCAATATCCGCTTAAACTGGCGTGGGCTATCACCATACACAAGAGTCAAGGATTAACTTTTGACGGTATTTATGTGGATATGGGCAGCGGTGCATTTGCAACCGGTCAAACCTATGTGGCCTTAAGTCGTTGCCGCACTTTGAGCGGAGTTACTTTTAAAAAACCGATTACGGTGCGAGATATTCGATGTGATCCTCGTATAGTACATTTTTTTAATACCATAAACAGATAA